One Bos taurus isolate L1 Dominette 01449 registration number 42190680 breed Hereford chromosome 4, ARS-UCD2.0, whole genome shotgun sequence genomic window, GCATGGGGAGGACGGACGCTGAGAGTCAGGGGGTGGCAGGTGGGGCCGCAAGCCGTGGGGCAGGCGTCCGCTcacctcagcatcagggtcttgtagACGGAGTCTCGGAGCTGGAAGGCATGGTTGCTCACTGCCAGATTGTGCTGCAGGCGGAAGGGCTCCAGGACAACCCCATCCCGCACAGGGAAGGTCAGCCGCAGCTCGTCACAGGGGCCGCTGCCTGGAAGCAGGCCACGCAGGTGTGAGCAGGCCACCGGCCCTTGATGGCCACCAGGCCAGGtagcctgcccctgcccccatcaTGGGGCCCATGGTGGAGGGGAGTGTGGCCCCTCGTCCCCTCCCATGGGGCTGGGGCTTAGGACAGCATCTCTCCTAGGACTCTGGGCTCAGCCTTCACCTCCAACGAAACAGGATCTTGGTGTCCTGCCATTCTTCCCTGCCTCAGTCACCTGGCCCAGTGATCCCTGCATCATGACTCTCGGAGAACACGCTCCCCACCCAAAAAGGTGGCGCTTCTGGTGCTTTCAGAGGgagcaggaggcagaagaggtATGAACGGGCCACCTGCCACCACCCCGGTGCTCAAGTCGGGGTTTTAAGAccccagttgctgctgctgcggtGGTCTCCCAGATATCAGGAGTGGGCTTCTGGGGGCCCATACATACCCTGGAACCACACCCAAAACTTTGGGTACATGGCTATTTTTCTAGAGAGGTGATCTACACCTCAAATGGATTTGCAAAGAGCTCCATTAACAGAAAATAAAGGTGAagccctcccctcacccctcaaGTTCTCTGCAGGACTCTCCAGAGCCTCCTGCCCACCTGTCCTGAGAGCAGACCTCACTCACCAGGTGGCGATGGATGTAAGTTGCTCACACTGGGCTTGAGGTCAGGCAGGAAGGGAGACTTGACCTCCTGGCTGGTAGACATGTAGGGGATGGTGCTGCCGGGGGTCATGGGTGGTGTGGGGCTCCCAGGCAGTGGGGAGCTGGGGTAGCCAGGGATGGAACGAGCAGGCTGTGGGGTAGAGCAAACAGCAGAGGTGGACTAGTAAGGGGGTGCTTATTCCTGGAGCACCCGCCGGGAACGGTCAGGACAGGGATGGGGGCAGCCCCAGGGGGGCTTGGTTGGGCCTCCACACGTCCTCCTGCTTGAGTGCCCTCTCTCCCTGCACCCACCCAGTGAGCCTCCCGCCCGCTTGCCCATCTGGCCATACCCCATTCAGGCCAGGCTGGCTGTAGCTGATGCTGCCCCCGTTGAAGCTGGCACCCTGCCCGTTGAACTGTTCTGCAGGCTGCAGGAGAGAAAACCGCGTGAGCCTGGGGCTGCCGCCTGCCTCTGAGCAGGGCCTGGAACTGACCCTAGGAGAGGGCTGGGGACAAGGGAACTCGGCACATGCATGGGTGGGTGTtggccttttttcttctttatacacTTTTTGGGTTTTCCAAATAATCTACAGGGAGCACACACAGATGTCATAATTTACAGAATTACCACTACAGAAAAAGagctgagcccacacatcagaggGATTTACAGGGAAGCCACAGAGGCTGAAAGGACATAGGTACTCACATCTCCTCgcccttctccagcagcaccTCTGTCACTCAGGCCCTTCCTGACCCCTCTGCCTGTCCCCTCGCTGGGCTACTTGGCAGCAAGCTGAGGGAATGGGGACACTTTTCCCTAAAGTGGCTTGGTACTTGCCTGATGCTCCGTGCTATTCCCTATACCATATCTCACGGTGTAGGAGCCTCTCAGAGAGGCTCCTTTCAAACCTAAACGCCTGTCCTGGGAGCTGCCCTACACTGGTCAGGACCCCTGTGAAGCTCGTGgctgcctggtcacctgagcACTCTGGGGCCCACTCCCTAGCCGGCCCTGGCTGCCTCAAGGTCTGTCTGTGTCCCACAGTGCTGGGCGTGGGGCCAGCCAGGGTCACAGAGGCGGGGGTGAACCGGCCCTACCTTGTAGTGTGGTCCCGCAGGGCTGGCGGTGGACAGGGATGGGCTCGCGCCCTGCTGCAGGGGCAGCCTGTGCCCGGGGTAGGAGGATGGGGCAGGGGGCTGCCCAGGGCCAGGTACGTACTGGGTGGCACCAGGCGTATACTGGCCTCCTGGCAGGTACTGCTGCCCAGGGTACACCTGAAGAAGGAAGAGGCAAAATGCCAAGAAGAGGTGTCGGGGAAGCCGGTTCCCACAAGGGACGATGGTGTCCCTCATCAAGCATGGCCAGTTCTCTCACATACAATGGCTCTGATGGCCCTCGTGGGGAGGGAAGCCCAGCTACTCACCTCGCCCGAGTAGGCTCTCTTGACACCCTGTCGGGGCAGCGGCTGGGCCTGGGGGGGGCCCGGGTACCCTTGCTGGGGCAGGCGCTGCCCTGCATAGAGGGGCGCCATGCCCACTGCCCGGGTGGAGTTCATGCCCATGGAGCTCATGCTGGAGGGGCCCATCAGCCCTCCCACGCTGGCTGGGTTCATGCTGCTGGGCACGCTGGGCCCTCGGGGACCACCGTGCTGCAAGAACTGGCTGTTAAAAGACTGTCCAGCCCCCATCTGGGAAAAGAAGACAAGAATCATCCAGACCTTATCCACCAGTGTGGGCGCCACCCCCAAGCCCACCCCTTGCAGGCAGGCTGTCCCCAGCCCGGGTCCTCTCCCCTCAGCTCCCCACTCCTTTCCTGTCTCATCTTCATCACTCCTGGAATACAGCCTGCACGTCCCCAAGCCCTCCACCCTGGTTGCCTGACAGGCGCCCGTCTTCTGGGCCAGCACACATGGGCCACACAGGAGAAGCTGCAGGGCCTCACCGCTCCGTACTGGCTCAGCTCCTGACTCTGCTTCTCCTGGAGGGCGGCCACGGTGGCCGTGGCTGTGGCGGTGGCCGTGGCGGCGGCAGCAGCCACTGCAGCAGCCGCCGCTGCTTGAGTGAAGTCGGTGGATGGCCGTGTGGCGTGTGAGGGGAGGCCCAGGCCCCCCGGACCCCCTGGGCCACCTGCATACCTGCAAGAGACAGACGGCTCAGCTCAGAGGCACTTCCCTGGCCTCTCCTTGGGGGCACATGGCACCTATGGGGAGCCCCATTTTTTCCCAGACACCCCATCATTAGCTCGGGAGCTGGCAGGAGCAGCAGAGTCATAGTAACTCCTGACCACACAGTTCCCTGGTGCCCACCAAGCAAGAAGCATCGCCCCCCAGAGGGCTCCTGGCACACCTGCCAGGGGAGGAGGGCCCTGCTTACCCGGTAGTGAAGCCAGGGCCCCCGGGGTAGACCCCGCGGCCATACACCCCTTGTGGCACGTAGCCCTTGTTGGCACCACCCTCACCGAATGCCTGCTGTCCGAGGCACTGTGGGGAGCTCAGGGCGGAGCTGCCGCCTGCCATGCCGGGCATCACGGAGCTGCCGGGGGGGCTCCCTGCAGGGCCCATGGGGTTCCCCAAAACCTACAAGGAACCGAGAATCACTAAAGGAGACCATGCAAACAACCTGCTTCGTGCAGTGGTTCTAAAGTGGTGGAAAGAAGAGGCCTGGCAGgtgaggaggtggaggtgggggcagaggggaggggtggtCCAGAGGGGTCATGGGGAGCTGTGCACACGTCCGGGTGTGGAGGCCAGGATCCCATGCCATGCATGAAAGAGCTAGTCTCTGAGGACGTGGGAGACTCAAGAAGCCCTAGCTCCACGCCTCCAAGACCTAAGCTGGGCACTGACACCTCCCAGGGTGGGGCCAGGGCTGGGCTCACCTGGCTCTGTGCTGCGTTGCCAACTCCCCACACGGTTGTGACCACAGACAGTGATCCTGCTGGCTGAGTGGCACTCTGTTGCCAAGGCACCGCCTCATATGCGAATGGACCATCACTGCACAGAGAGGCACAGGTGGAGAGCCTGGGTCAGGAGGCCTCAGGTGCCGAGAACCCCACCGGGGAGGATCTGAAGGCTGAGAGCAGCGGGGTCCCACTCTACCACCACCTTCCCACGTTCTGAGGCCTAAGAGGGGAGGGCAGCCGGAACCCCCACTCACCTGTGTGGTGCGGGGGGCAGGGCAGGTTTCATGGGGTTCATGGGGTTCATTGGCTTGGGAACAG contains:
- the ZMIZ2 gene encoding zinc finger MIZ domain-containing protein 2; this translates as MNPMNPMKPALPPAPHSDGPFAYEAVPWQQSATQPAGSLSVVTTVWGVGNAAQSQVLGNPMGPAGSPPGSSVMPGMAGGSSALSSPQCLGQQAFGEGGANKGYVPQGVYGRGVYPGGPGFTTGYAGGPGGPGGLGLPSHATRPSTDFTQAAAAAAVAAAAATATATATATVAALQEKQSQELSQYGAMGAGQSFNSQFLQHGGPRGPSVPSSMNPASVGGLMGPSSMSSMGMNSTRAVGMAPLYAGQRLPQQGYPGPPQAQPLPRQGVKRAYSGEVYPGQQYLPGGQYTPGATQYVPGPGQPPAPSSYPGHRLPLQQGASPSLSTASPAGPHYKPAEQFNGQGASFNGGSISYSQPGLNGPARSIPGYPSSPLPGSPTPPMTPGSTIPYMSTSQEVKSPFLPDLKPSVSNLHPSPPGSGPCDELRLTFPVRDGVVLEPFRLQHNLAVSNHAFQLRDSVYKTLMLRPDLELQFKCYHHEDRQMNTNWPASVQVSVNATPLTIERGDNKTSHKPLYLKHVCQPGRNTIQITVTACCCSHLFVLQLVHRPSVRSVLQGLLKKRLLPAEHCITKIKRNFSSGTIPGTPGPNGEDGVEQTAIKVALKCPITFRRIQLPARGHDCRHIQCFDLESYLQLNCERGTWRCPVCNKTALLEGLEVDQYMLGILIYIQNSDFEEITIDPTCSWKPVPVKPDLHVKEEPDGPVLKRCRTVSPAHMLMPSVMEMIAALGPGATPFTPLQPPSAPAPGDYPGQGSSFLGPGTFPESFPPTTPSTPTLTEFTPGPPPVSYQPDIPSNLLTPEKSGPCLPGQMAPAGHLDPAHNPGPPGLHAPNLGGPPGPQLHHPNPPPASRPALGPVNSGPLSELAFSAATGMMGPPVSGAGEAPEPALELLPELTNPDELLSYLGPPDLPTNSNDDLLSLFENN